GACGGCGAAACTGGAATCGCCAGATGGTATTGTTGCGTCGCCGACGGAAGAGAGCGTAGCGGACCCCTTCAAGTCGGCAGGCGCTACCGTCGAGCCGGAAGCCGCGGAGTTTGATCCCGCAAAAAGCACCTGGCCGGGGATTGTACTTGGCATCGGTTTGGTGAACTATCAGCGCGGCGATGGCGAGGAGCACTTCCTTTGTCTGCCCGGCGATGATGTGACGATCACCGTGCCAAGCGCCTCGTCGATGGATACCGAAATCAAAGGGACGTACGACTTTTTTACCGTCGTCGATCTCTATGAAAGCAAGATGAGCGAGTACGACTCGAGCTTTTGCTTCGTGCCGCTCAAGAATCTGCAAGAGTTGTTGCAGATGGTCGACAAGCCGACCGGCATCGGCTACGCCTCGGCGATTCAGATCAAGCTCAAGCCTGGCGTGAATCCGGACGTCGTGCGAGACAAGCTCCGGGCCGCGTTCCCCGAGTTCTACAGCGTGCAAACCTGGCGCGACAAGCAGGGGCCGCTGTTGGCCGCGGTGCAAATGGAAACGGCAATCTTGAACGTGCTATTGTTCTTGATCATCGCCGTGGCTGGCTTCGGCATCCTGGCGATTTTCTACATGATCGTCGTGGAAAAAACGCGCGACATCGGCATCTTGAAATCGCTCGGCGCGCCGGGTCGCGGAATCATGGGTATTTTCCTGACGTACGGACTGTCGCTGGGCACGGTCGGTTCCGGCGCTGGGATGGTGCTGGGGCTATTGTTCGCGCTGAACATCAATGAAATCGCCGGGCTACTCGCCTGGGTCACCGGCCAGGAAGTGTTCGATCCTTCGATCTATTACTTCTATGAGATTCCCGTCGATATCTCGCCGTTCACGGTGAGTTGGATCGTGCTCGGCGCCGTGGCTATCGCGGTGATGGCCAGCGTACTCCCAGCGCGGCGCGCCGCGCGACTGCATCCGGTGGAGGCCCTGCGATATGAGTAACACGCCATCGCTCCCTACGACCGATTCCTCGCAGCGTCGGTCCCCGCGCGCGCCCCATCGCGTCGCGCCATCGCCCGCACCGCAGCTTCCTCGCTCGGGTGAAACGCAATTGTCTGCGCGCCAGGTGAAGAAAAGCTACCGCAAAGGGCAAGTCACGATTCCCGTGTTGCGCGGAGTCGATCTGGAAGTCCGGCGTGGCGAGTTTCTGGCCATCATCGGCCAAAGCGGGTCCGGCAAGAGCACGTTGTTGCACTTGCTCGGCACGCTCGACGCTCCTGACGCCGGCGAGATTCACTTCGGCGGACGGCGGATTGACAACCTGCCGGCGCGCGATCGCGATGCTTTGCGCAATCGGCAGTTCGGCATGATCTTCCAGTTTTATCACCTGCTGCCTGAGCTGACGATGTTGGAAAACGTCCTCGCGCCGCAGATGATCGCGTCCGGTGTGTTTCAGTATCTGCGCCAGCGCAAGGCGCATGTGGAAGCGGCGACGCAATTGTTGTCGCTGGTCGGTCTGGAACATCGGCTCAAGCACAAACCGCGTGAGCTGTCCGGCGGCGAGATGCAACGCGCGGCGATCGCCAGGGCGCTGGTCACCGGCCCCGAAGTACTGCTGGCCGATGAGCCGACCGGCAATCTCGATCACCAGACGGGCCGCGAGATCCTGCATTTGCTGCGCACGCTGAACCGCGCCCAGCACCTGACGATCTGCATGGTCACGCACGATCTTTCGATCGCCCAGGAAGCCGACCGGATCGTGCGACTCGCGGAAGGCCAGGTCGTGGAAGCGTAGCGCCACGCTTATACTAGCCCGTAGCGCCAGCGAGGGAGGGTTGACGACGGTGATAGCTTGACATGAACGCCAGATTGACGTTCCAGTTCGCCAAAACCGTTATCGATCGCAGGTATACGGTCTACTCGGCGTATTCGATCAGACTATCACCCACATCCTCTCTCCCTCGCTGGCGCTACGGGCTGGTGTTGCGTTGACCGAAACCTGGAGTTAACGATGCTGCGCGTACTATGGAACGAAATGCTCGCGCGCATACGTCGGTATCTTGCTCCCCAGACTTTGGGCCAGCGCGGCGAGATAGCCGCGCGCAAGTTGCTCCAGCGGAAGGGCTACAAAATCGTCGGGGGCGGGGAAAG
The nucleotide sequence above comes from Planctomycetia bacterium. Encoded proteins:
- a CDS encoding ABC transporter permease, which translates into the protein MYKFLLCWRYLRTRYIALASIISVTLGVATMIVVNSVMAGFSREMQTRIHGILSDVVLESQSMTGFFDPDRHMAMVRDIAGDDIEGMTPTVHVPAMLAFNYTGQRIVRPITLIGIEPATYGNVGDYSQYLQHPENQKNFSFSLRDGGYRTRDPNAKDAPERPQMEDAGWKMRRRRAELDRRWREEDARQAAELAAATAKLESPDGIVASPTEESVADPFKSAGATVEPEAAEFDPAKSTWPGIVLGIGLVNYQRGDGEEHFLCLPGDDVTITVPSASSMDTEIKGTYDFFTVVDLYESKMSEYDSSFCFVPLKNLQELLQMVDKPTGIGYASAIQIKLKPGVNPDVVRDKLRAAFPEFYSVQTWRDKQGPLLAAVQMETAILNVLLFLIIAVAGFGILAIFYMIVVEKTRDIGILKSLGAPGRGIMGIFLTYGLSLGTVGSGAGMVLGLLFALNINEIAGLLAWVTGQEVFDPSIYYFYEIPVDISPFTVSWIVLGAVAIAVMASVLPARRAARLHPVEALRYE
- a CDS encoding ABC transporter ATP-binding protein, with product MSARQVKKSYRKGQVTIPVLRGVDLEVRRGEFLAIIGQSGSGKSTLLHLLGTLDAPDAGEIHFGGRRIDNLPARDRDALRNRQFGMIFQFYHLLPELTMLENVLAPQMIASGVFQYLRQRKAHVEAATQLLSLVGLEHRLKHKPRELSGGEMQRAAIARALVTGPEVLLADEPTGNLDHQTGREILHLLRTLNRAQHLTICMVTHDLSIAQEADRIVRLAEGQVVEA